One window from the genome of Spiractinospora alimapuensis encodes:
- a CDS encoding ABC transporter ATP-binding protein, which produces MIPDGESPDGTTQAVVRLAEVRKVYGRRGNAVAALDEVSVEFNRGTFTAVMGPSGSGKSTLLHCAAGLDRPTSGSVYLDGEDIGPLKEKRLTMLRRERIGFVFQAFNLLPALTVTQNVRLPMEMAGRRPNRQRVTETLRQVGLEERRKHRPAELSGGQQQRVAIARALVTDPAVVFADEPTGALDTRSARDVLALLRDAVRQAGQTIVMVTHDPVAASYADRVVFMADGRLARELYNPTAEAVAERMTHLGAWADDTTTPPTSGAAR; this is translated from the coding sequence TTGATACCGGATGGGGAATCGCCGGACGGCACCACCCAGGCAGTGGTGCGGTTGGCCGAGGTACGCAAGGTGTACGGCCGGCGTGGCAACGCGGTGGCCGCGCTCGACGAGGTGAGCGTCGAGTTCAACCGCGGCACGTTCACCGCGGTCATGGGCCCGTCTGGCTCGGGCAAGAGCACCCTGTTGCACTGTGCGGCGGGGCTCGACCGGCCCACCTCGGGCTCGGTCTACCTCGATGGCGAGGACATCGGGCCGCTAAAGGAGAAGCGGCTCACCATGCTGCGCCGCGAGCGGATCGGGTTCGTCTTCCAGGCGTTCAACCTGCTCCCCGCCCTGACTGTGACGCAGAACGTCCGGCTGCCCATGGAGATGGCCGGGCGCCGCCCCAATCGTCAACGGGTGACCGAGACCCTGCGTCAGGTCGGCCTGGAGGAGCGGCGTAAGCACCGACCCGCGGAGCTCTCCGGAGGGCAGCAGCAACGCGTCGCCATCGCCCGGGCCCTGGTCACGGACCCGGCCGTCGTGTTCGCCGACGAGCCCACCGGTGCGCTCGACACACGATCCGCCCGCGACGTCCTCGCCCTGCTGCGTGACGCGGTGCGGCAGGCCGGACAGACCATCGTGATGGTCACCCACGACCCCGTCGCCGCCTCCTACGCCGACCGGGTCGTGTTCATGGCGGACGGACGGTTGGCGCGCGAGCTCTACAACCCCACTGCCGAGGCGGTGGCCGAACGCATGACGCATCTGGGCGCCTGGGCGGACGACACCACGACCCCGCCAACGTCCGGAGCGGCGCGATGA
- a CDS encoding ATP-binding cassette domain-containing protein, with protein MTRSAIAVSGLRKSFGNRVVLDGVDFDIRAGTVFSLLGPNGAGKTTAVNVLTTLTKPDGGSVRVAGHDAVTAPRAVRSAIGATGQFAAVDELLTGRENLRLMVDLRPRGSTGDRTVVTELLERFDLVDAADDSASTYSGGMRRKLDLAMTLVGSPRIIFLDEPTTGLDPRSRHTMWAIIRELVTGGVTVFLTTQYLEEADQLADQIAVLDHGHIVAQGTPDELKRRIPGTHVRLRFATTKSLDAAARAFAGSIRDEESLTLRVPGDGGTQALRAVLDRLDEHALIAEEISVQTPDLDDVFLALTGETTGEVSR; from the coding sequence ATGACACGCTCAGCGATCGCGGTCTCGGGACTGCGCAAGTCATTTGGGAACAGAGTCGTCCTCGACGGCGTCGACTTCGATATCCGCGCCGGAACCGTGTTCTCCCTGCTCGGTCCGAACGGGGCGGGCAAGACCACTGCCGTCAACGTGCTCACCACGCTGACGAAGCCCGACGGCGGGTCGGTGCGGGTCGCCGGGCACGACGCGGTGACCGCCCCGCGGGCGGTGCGGTCGGCGATCGGGGCCACCGGCCAGTTCGCGGCGGTGGACGAGCTGTTGACAGGGCGGGAGAACCTCCGGCTGATGGTGGACCTGCGTCCCCGTGGATCCACCGGCGACAGGACGGTGGTCACGGAGCTACTGGAACGCTTCGACCTGGTGGACGCGGCGGACGATTCCGCGTCCACGTACTCCGGCGGGATGCGTCGAAAACTGGATCTGGCGATGACGCTCGTCGGGTCGCCACGGATCATCTTCCTCGACGAGCCGACGACGGGCTTGGACCCCCGCAGCCGTCACACGATGTGGGCGATCATCCGAGAGTTGGTCACCGGCGGGGTGACCGTCTTCCTCACCACCCAGTACCTCGAGGAGGCCGATCAGCTCGCCGACCAGATCGCGGTGCTCGACCACGGTCACATCGTCGCGCAGGGGACCCCCGACGAACTCAAGCGTCGGATCCCCGGCACCCACGTGCGGCTCCGTTTCGCCACCACGAAGTCGCTCGACGCCGCCGCGCGCGCCTTCGCGGGTTCCATCCGCGATGAGGAGTCCCTGACGTTGCGTGTCCCCGGCGACGGCGGAACCCAGGCGCTGCGCGCCGTGCTGGACCGGCTCGACGAGCACGCGCTCATCGCCGAGGAGATCTCCGTCCAGACACCTGACCTGGACGATGTCTTCCTCGCCCTGACCGGCGAAACCACTGGGGAGGTCTCCCGATGA
- a CDS encoding ABC transporter permease: protein MRTKPHAVVMLRRNVTHIVRDPTSVFNSVVMPIVMMLMFVYVFGDAFSVGVNYVDYVTPGLLLLAICYGLGSVAAGANSDMSKGIINRFKVMDVSRGAVLSGQVIASVLINLVSVAAMLGMALLLGFRPSAGFLDWLGVLGMVVLVGVALAWMTVALGLAAKSPESAGLVAVPLIMLPFFSSAIVPAEMMGTGVRQFAEYQPFTPIIETLRGLLAGSPSSGDVVPAVLWCLGLAAVGYAWARYGFTRRA, encoded by the coding sequence ATGAGAACCAAACCTCACGCGGTCGTGATGCTGCGCCGCAACGTCACCCACATCGTCCGCGATCCCACCTCGGTGTTCAACTCGGTCGTGATGCCGATCGTGATGATGCTGATGTTCGTGTACGTCTTCGGAGACGCGTTCAGCGTCGGCGTGAACTACGTCGACTACGTGACCCCGGGATTGTTACTCCTGGCGATCTGCTACGGGCTCGGATCCGTGGCGGCAGGGGCGAACTCCGACATGAGCAAGGGCATCATCAACCGGTTCAAGGTCATGGACGTCTCCCGGGGCGCCGTCCTCAGCGGTCAGGTGATCGCCAGCGTGTTGATCAACCTCGTTTCGGTGGCGGCCATGCTCGGGATGGCGCTGCTGCTGGGGTTCAGACCCTCAGCCGGGTTTCTCGACTGGCTGGGCGTCCTGGGCATGGTCGTGCTCGTCGGCGTCGCGTTGGCGTGGATGACCGTCGCTCTGGGGCTGGCGGCGAAGTCCCCGGAGTCGGCGGGACTCGTGGCCGTGCCGCTGATCATGCTGCCGTTCTTCAGCAGCGCCATCGTTCCCGCCGAAATGATGGGAACGGGGGTGCGGCAGTTCGCGGAGTACCAACCATTCACCCCCATCATCGAAACCCTTCGCGGGCTGCTCGCCGGATCGCCCTCCTCCGGCGACGTGGTCCCGGCGGTTCTCTGGTGCCTCGGGCTCGCGGCGGTGGGCTACGCCTGGGCGCGGTACGGCTTCACGAGGAGAGCGTAG
- a CDS encoding BTAD domain-containing putative transcriptional regulator, with the protein MVQIGILGPLDVRTDHGVVVDVAGVRLRGLLVALAFAPGRVVSRSALVDWIWGERPPVDAANALQRLVSRLRKTLGPDVVLGEAGGYRLAVNADAVDAARFENLVGQARAEDGPRRVRLLREALGLWRGPACADVGLRDTAALDAAVTRLEGLRLTATEDRFEAEVGLGDAAGVVTELTDLVAAHPLRERFVGALMRALTAAGRDNEALLVYQRTRDALADALGTDPSPELSALHTALLRGETGRDERPTTNLRSVLTSFVGRTADVEALASFVTQNRLTTLVGPGGSGKTRLATETARTLLEDVPDGVWLVELATVEPDGDPARLALTAIGLRDALLAGTPNGSDPAERLITAIRDRDTLLVLDNCEHVVDEAAAFADRVLGECPRLRVLATSREPLGITGEALWTVEPLDPPPGDATPDQIRSSPAVQLLRDRAAAVRRNLTIDDATLSTMARVCRSLDGMPLAIELAAARLRTMPLDQLANRLDDRFRLLTTGSRTAMPRHQTLRAVVDWSWELLDDAERRVLRRLSVFAGGAGLDGAERVCAGDGVGQEDVFPLISSLVEKSLVVAADDGSPRYRMLTTIRDYAARRLAEAEETVRTRRAHLAYFVERVEAAEPYLRRAEQVEWLAALEPEHDNISAALRGALAAGEAQSAMRLAAAAGWYWWLSGRRGEGVELLVAAANLPGEVDDDARAMVYGMVVMFVTSSRGDIHLGAEWIHKAHRFSQRSDHRVPLLDLVIPLERMLTAPDTVIPAFESLLDSEDPWVRALARWQVGKMSIRGGRGGQDAETQLVTALAEFQALGDRFGTSLVLAQLGELIAMRGEFANACEHVAQAIAAIAEVGATEDVIHLSTLLARLHWLDGDPVASASALGEAERLAEGVAWPYALAELAFARAELSRLRGDVGTAREQLGIAATLLEDHAEQAETRAEINDMVGYLAEDLPDARGHRVVAWQAATETGEPYFLARVLVGVADLAVRLDQPEQAARLLAASTAVRGMADLSSPDAVRIEKEVRGRLGAARFTEISRQGARADWSQLAEATLSS; encoded by the coding sequence ATGGTGCAGATCGGGATACTTGGGCCACTTGATGTGCGTACGGATCACGGGGTGGTCGTCGACGTGGCTGGGGTTCGGCTGCGGGGGTTGCTGGTCGCGCTCGCGTTCGCGCCGGGGCGGGTGGTGTCCAGGTCCGCGCTCGTCGACTGGATCTGGGGGGAGCGCCCGCCCGTTGACGCCGCGAACGCGCTGCAGCGCCTGGTGTCGCGGCTGCGCAAGACGCTCGGACCCGACGTGGTGCTGGGGGAGGCCGGAGGTTACCGACTGGCGGTGAACGCGGACGCCGTCGACGCGGCTCGGTTCGAGAACCTGGTCGGCCAGGCCCGAGCCGAGGACGGTCCGCGCCGGGTCCGTCTCCTGCGTGAGGCCCTGGGACTGTGGCGCGGCCCCGCCTGCGCGGACGTCGGGCTCCGGGACACCGCGGCTCTGGACGCGGCCGTCACCCGGTTGGAGGGGCTCCGACTCACGGCGACCGAGGACCGGTTCGAGGCGGAGGTCGGTCTCGGCGACGCCGCCGGAGTGGTCACGGAACTGACCGACCTGGTCGCCGCCCATCCGCTGCGGGAGCGGTTCGTCGGCGCGCTGATGCGTGCCCTCACCGCCGCCGGTCGCGACAACGAGGCCCTTCTGGTGTACCAGCGCACCCGCGACGCGCTCGCGGACGCACTCGGCACCGACCCCTCCCCGGAACTCTCCGCGCTGCACACCGCTCTGCTACGCGGAGAGACAGGGCGCGACGAGCGGCCGACGACCAACCTGCGATCGGTCCTGACGAGCTTCGTGGGCAGGACCGCCGACGTCGAGGCGCTCGCCTCGTTCGTCACCCAGAACCGGCTCACCACGCTCGTCGGGCCAGGAGGCTCGGGCAAGACCCGACTGGCCACCGAGACGGCGCGGACCCTCCTCGAGGACGTACCGGACGGGGTCTGGCTCGTTGAGCTCGCCACCGTCGAACCCGACGGAGACCCCGCCCGGCTGGCGCTCACCGCCATCGGCCTGCGGGACGCCCTCCTCGCCGGAACCCCCAACGGGTCGGACCCGGCGGAGCGGCTGATCACGGCGATCCGGGACCGCGACACCCTTCTCGTGCTGGACAACTGCGAGCACGTGGTCGACGAGGCCGCCGCCTTCGCCGATCGCGTGCTGGGGGAGTGCCCACGCCTGCGCGTGCTGGCCACCAGCCGGGAGCCGCTCGGCATCACCGGCGAGGCACTGTGGACGGTGGAGCCGCTCGACCCGCCGCCCGGCGACGCGACCCCCGACCAGATCCGCTCGTCGCCGGCCGTCCAACTGCTGCGGGACCGGGCCGCCGCGGTGCGCAGAAACCTCACCATCGACGACGCCACCCTGTCCACCATGGCGCGGGTGTGCCGCTCCCTCGACGGAATGCCCCTGGCGATCGAACTCGCCGCCGCGCGGCTGCGCACGATGCCCCTGGACCAGCTCGCCAACCGACTCGACGACCGGTTCCGGCTGCTGACCACCGGGAGCCGCACCGCCATGCCCCGGCACCAGACGTTGCGCGCCGTGGTCGACTGGAGCTGGGAACTGCTCGACGATGCCGAGCGCCGCGTGCTGCGCCGGCTTTCGGTGTTCGCCGGCGGCGCCGGCCTGGATGGAGCCGAACGGGTCTGCGCCGGGGACGGGGTCGGGCAGGAGGACGTCTTTCCGCTGATCAGCTCGCTGGTGGAGAAGTCACTCGTGGTCGCGGCCGACGACGGATCCCCCCGGTACCGAATGCTCACCACAATCAGGGACTACGCCGCGCGCCGGCTGGCCGAGGCGGAAGAGACCGTGCGGACGCGCCGCGCCCACCTCGCCTACTTCGTCGAACGCGTCGAGGCGGCCGAGCCCTACCTGCGTCGCGCCGAACAGGTGGAATGGCTCGCCGCGTTGGAGCCTGAGCACGACAACATCAGCGCCGCGCTGCGGGGCGCGCTCGCCGCGGGCGAGGCACAGTCCGCGATGCGGCTCGCCGCGGCGGCCGGCTGGTACTGGTGGCTCAGCGGACGTCGGGGCGAGGGCGTCGAGCTGCTCGTCGCCGCCGCCAACCTCCCCGGGGAGGTGGACGACGACGCGCGAGCGATGGTGTACGGCATGGTGGTGATGTTCGTGACCTCGAGCCGAGGCGACATCCACCTCGGCGCGGAATGGATCCACAAGGCGCACCGGTTCAGCCAGCGGTCCGATCACCGGGTGCCGCTCCTGGACCTCGTCATCCCGCTGGAGCGCATGCTGACGGCGCCGGACACCGTGATCCCCGCCTTCGAGTCGCTGTTGGACAGCGAGGACCCGTGGGTGCGGGCGTTGGCCCGCTGGCAGGTCGGCAAGATGTCGATCCGGGGCGGCCGAGGTGGACAGGACGCGGAGACGCAACTGGTGACTGCGCTCGCCGAGTTCCAGGCCCTGGGCGATCGGTTCGGGACCTCGCTCGTTCTCGCCCAACTGGGGGAACTCATCGCCATGCGTGGTGAGTTCGCGAACGCGTGTGAGCACGTGGCCCAGGCGATCGCGGCGATCGCCGAGGTCGGTGCCACCGAGGACGTCATCCACCTCAGCACCCTCCTCGCCCGGCTGCACTGGCTGGACGGAGATCCGGTGGCCAGCGCGTCGGCCCTGGGGGAGGCGGAGCGACTCGCGGAAGGGGTCGCCTGGCCCTACGCCCTCGCCGAGCTGGCGTTCGCCCGGGCCGAGCTCTCCCGGCTGCGCGGAGACGTCGGGACGGCCCGCGAGCAGCTCGGGATCGCGGCGACGCTCCTGGAGGATCACGCGGAACAGGCGGAGACCCGGGCGGAGATCAACGACATGGTGGGGTACCTGGCCGAGGACCTCCCCGACGCACGGGGCCACCGGGTCGTCGCCTGGCAGGCCGCCACGGAGACGGGAGAGCCCTATTTCCTCGCGCGGGTACTCGTCGGTGTCGCGGATCTCGCCGTGCGCCTGGACCAGCCCGAGCAGGCGGCCCGCCTGCTGGCCGCGAGTACGGCTGTCCGGGGTATGGCGGACCTCTCCAGCCCCGACGCCGTTCGGATCGAGAAGGAGGTGCGGGGCCGTCTCGGTGCCGCACGGTTCACCGAGATCTCGCGGCAGGGAGCACGAGCCGACTGGTCCCAGCTCGCGGAAGCTACGCTCTCCTCGTGA
- a CDS encoding DUF3558 family protein: MSLLTVALLTAGCGGGATPEDGADEQGDPETAEAEDVPLEQRDSIAQFDVPALDPTAVEPCELLPDEEARDLGALPDDGAGVSQTESSCFYSDPMTGTISVKVNEGMATDRTMAWLTLQSAFTDAEEVEEVTDYVDVSGYPAYTTDYGGACNLDLALSDDHGLFFQAQSDDPCYLAVRAGEVVVANTPEL, from the coding sequence GTGTCGCTGCTAACCGTCGCCCTGCTGACCGCAGGCTGTGGGGGAGGGGCCACGCCCGAGGATGGGGCCGACGAGCAGGGGGACCCCGAGACCGCGGAGGCCGAGGACGTCCCGCTGGAGCAGCGTGACTCCATCGCCCAGTTCGACGTCCCCGCCCTCGACCCAACAGCGGTGGAACCGTGCGAGCTCCTCCCCGACGAGGAGGCCCGCGACCTCGGAGCCCTCCCGGACGACGGCGCGGGAGTTTCGCAGACCGAGTCCAGCTGCTTCTACAGCGACCCGATGACCGGGACCATCAGCGTCAAGGTCAACGAGGGGATGGCCACTGACCGGACGATGGCGTGGCTCACGCTCCAGTCCGCGTTCACCGACGCCGAGGAGGTGGAGGAAGTGACCGACTACGTCGACGTCTCCGGGTACCCCGCCTACACCACGGACTATGGGGGAGCGTGCAACCTGGACCTCGCGCTCTCCGACGATCACGGACTGTTCTTCCAGGCGCAGTCTGATGACCCTTGCTACCTCGCGGTCCGAGCGGGCGAGGTCGTGGTGGCCAACACCCCCGAACTCTGA
- a CDS encoding sugar phosphate isomerase/epimerase family protein, with the protein MSNGRTTSFGLTLAGYGISSEVDFGERVRAAAAAGFTGVGLRAEDYVRAGADGYSDDAMDAVLARHGVALTETEYVTSWGRSVDRDEAQREKERTIFHMARRFGVPHVNTGLLEHLPEEDIVAALRDLCDRAEELVVAVEFMPYSGIPDLGTAAWVAERCGRENVALIIDAWHWARAESTSADLDVVPPGDVASIQLCDVGPTPLHPLRTESLHHRWLPGQGHGDVVGLLRDLAARDIRPDLLSVEVISDELTRRGPDAAARAAYTAAREVLEAAEYT; encoded by the coding sequence GTGAGTAACGGGAGGACGACCTCGTTTGGTCTGACCCTGGCCGGCTACGGGATCAGCTCCGAGGTTGACTTCGGTGAACGCGTCCGTGCCGCCGCGGCCGCCGGTTTCACCGGTGTCGGGCTCCGCGCCGAGGACTACGTGCGCGCGGGGGCCGACGGCTACTCCGACGACGCGATGGACGCCGTCCTCGCCCGGCACGGAGTCGCGCTGACGGAGACCGAGTACGTCACCTCCTGGGGACGTTCCGTGGACCGCGACGAGGCGCAGCGGGAGAAGGAGCGCACGATCTTCCACATGGCCCGCCGCTTCGGTGTGCCGCACGTCAACACCGGACTGTTGGAGCACCTCCCAGAGGAAGACATCGTCGCGGCCCTGCGCGACCTCTGCGACCGGGCGGAGGAACTCGTCGTCGCCGTGGAGTTCATGCCCTACAGCGGGATTCCGGACCTGGGCACGGCGGCGTGGGTCGCCGAGCGTTGTGGCCGCGAGAACGTCGCCCTCATCATCGACGCCTGGCACTGGGCCCGGGCCGAAAGCACGTCCGCCGATCTGGACGTCGTCCCCCCGGGCGACGTCGCGTCGATCCAACTCTGCGACGTCGGACCCACCCCGCTGCACCCACTCCGCACCGAGTCCCTGCACCACCGCTGGCTCCCCGGCCAAGGACACGGCGACGTCGTCGGACTGCTCCGCGACCTCGCCGCCCGCGACATCCGACCGGACCTCCTCAGCGTGGAGGTCATCTCCGACGAGCTCACCCGGCGCGGCCCCGACGCGGCGGCCCGCGCGGCCTACACCGCCGCCAGAGAGGTCCTCGAAGCGGCCGAGTACACGTAG
- a CDS encoding ABC transporter ATP-binding protein, whose product MDRWAVSTHGLDARLQVDRPGFRLDVDLTVAPGEVLALLGPNGSGKSTALRALAGLTPLADGQVVLAGEDVTRAPTENRAIGMVFQDYLLFAHLSALDNVAFGPRCRGVDKRRARELAAEQLRHMGLDGHERKRPGALSGGQAQRVALARALAAEPRLLLLDEPLSALDAHTRLSVRSQLRRHLSEFDGGTIVVTHDPLEAMVLADRVTIIEEGSVVQRGTPAEVARHPRTEYIAHLVGLNLYRGRADGTTVAVAPSENGGEVTIGDPHDGDVFVSFPPSAVALFRAKPEGSPRNTWRVTVDGVESFGDHVRVHLRGQITLIAEITPAALADLRLTTGDEVWACVKATEITTYPA is encoded by the coding sequence ATGGATCGGTGGGCTGTGAGTACCCACGGTCTCGACGCGCGTCTCCAGGTCGACCGCCCCGGTTTCCGCCTGGACGTCGACCTCACCGTGGCGCCCGGGGAGGTGCTGGCGCTCCTGGGCCCGAACGGCTCCGGTAAGTCGACCGCCCTGCGTGCGCTGGCCGGCCTCACACCCCTCGCCGACGGCCAGGTCGTCCTGGCCGGGGAGGACGTCACCCGCGCGCCCACGGAGAACCGGGCCATCGGAATGGTGTTCCAGGACTACCTGCTCTTCGCACACCTGAGCGCGTTGGACAACGTCGCCTTCGGCCCGCGCTGCCGTGGGGTCGACAAGCGCCGGGCCCGGGAACTCGCCGCGGAGCAGCTGCGGCACATGGGCCTGGACGGGCACGAACGCAAACGCCCGGGAGCGCTCTCCGGCGGACAGGCGCAGCGCGTCGCTCTCGCCCGCGCCCTGGCCGCTGAGCCACGCCTCCTGCTACTCGACGAACCCCTGTCCGCGCTGGACGCCCACACCCGGCTCAGCGTGCGCTCCCAGTTGCGTCGCCACCTCAGCGAGTTCGACGGAGGCACCATCGTGGTCACCCACGACCCGCTGGAGGCCATGGTGCTCGCCGACCGCGTCACCATCATCGAGGAAGGGTCCGTCGTCCAGCGCGGCACCCCGGCGGAGGTGGCCCGCCACCCGCGTACCGAGTACATCGCCCACCTGGTCGGCCTCAACCTCTATCGGGGTCGCGCCGACGGCACGACGGTCGCCGTCGCCCCGAGCGAGAACGGCGGGGAGGTCACCATCGGTGACCCCCACGACGGCGACGTGTTCGTGTCCTTCCCTCCCAGCGCCGTCGCCCTCTTCCGCGCCAAACCGGAGGGAAGCCCACGCAACACCTGGCGCGTCACCGTCGACGGCGTCGAAAGCTTCGGCGACCACGTCCGCGTCCACCTCCGCGGACAGATCACCCTGATCGCCGAGATCACCCCCGCCGCCCTCGCCGACCTCCGCCTGACCACCGGTGACGAGGTATGGGCCTGCGTCAAGGCCACGGAGATCACCACGTACCCGGCCTGA
- a CDS encoding ABC transporter permease has protein sequence MSPRHPVRHPEATTRPRRDVSIRAGRVPWVLMLPALVGVLFLVLPLAGLLIRAPWGTLGTRLLMPEVRDALLLSLGTATVATLISLAVGVPLAWLLARTTFPGRRYVRALVTVPMVMPPVVGGVALLLAFGRRGVVGQHLYEWFGYQIPFTTVAVVAAQVFVAMPFLVISVEGALRGADRRYEEAAATLGATRAVIFRRVTLPMVLPGVAAGAVLCWARALGEFGATITFAGNLPGVTQTMPIAVYVAMQSDPASAIVLSLVLLAVSLVILTSLREKWIGGL, from the coding sequence ATGAGTCCGCGTCACCCGGTGCGACACCCCGAGGCGACCACGCGGCCCCGTCGCGACGTCTCGATCCGGGCGGGCCGTGTCCCGTGGGTGTTGATGCTTCCGGCCCTGGTGGGGGTCCTGTTCCTCGTCCTGCCCCTCGCCGGGCTTCTCATTCGTGCCCCGTGGGGGACGCTCGGCACCCGGCTGCTGATGCCGGAGGTCCGCGACGCCCTGCTGCTCTCCCTGGGGACGGCCACGGTCGCCACCCTGATCTCCCTGGCGGTCGGTGTCCCGCTGGCCTGGCTGCTCGCCCGCACCACCTTCCCCGGCCGTCGTTACGTGCGGGCGTTGGTGACCGTGCCGATGGTGATGCCGCCCGTCGTCGGCGGCGTCGCGTTGTTGCTGGCCTTCGGCCGGCGCGGTGTGGTCGGCCAGCACCTGTACGAGTGGTTCGGGTACCAGATCCCCTTCACGACCGTCGCGGTCGTCGCCGCGCAGGTCTTCGTCGCGATGCCCTTCCTCGTGATCAGTGTGGAGGGTGCGCTGCGTGGTGCGGACCGACGCTACGAGGAGGCGGCGGCCACGTTGGGCGCCACTCGGGCGGTGATCTTCCGCCGGGTGACGCTGCCCATGGTGTTGCCGGGAGTGGCGGCGGGGGCGGTGCTGTGCTGGGCTCGCGCGTTGGGCGAGTTCGGGGCGACCATCACCTTCGCGGGGAACCTGCCCGGAGTGACGCAGACGATGCCGATCGCCGTGTACGTGGCGATGCAGTCGGACCCCGCCTCGGCGATCGTCCTCAGTCTGGTCCTGTTGGCGGTGTCGCTGGTCATCCTCACCAGCCTGCGAGAGAAATGGATCGGTGGGCTGTGA
- the modA gene encoding molybdate ABC transporter substrate-binding protein — MPDPTPRRPFPLSVTLAAVPVAVAVLATAACGDVPGDDGGGDAEGGSGNLRVFAAASLTDVFGELGERFEEEHGVTVDLNFAGSSELAQQINEGAPADVFASANPANMDLVAEEGNVAGEETVFVENILEIAVPADNPAGVEELDDLAADDVVVALCSPEVPCGAASETVMEDSGVDIDPATLEEDVRAALTKVELGEVDAALVYRTDVMAAGESVVSIEFPEAEEAVNDYPIAVLTEAAEPDLAEEWVRLVTSDEGQAVLTDAGFRTP; from the coding sequence ATGCCTGACCCCACCCCGCGCCGTCCCTTCCCCCTCTCCGTCACGCTCGCCGCGGTGCCTGTGGCGGTCGCCGTTCTCGCCACCGCGGCCTGCGGCGACGTCCCGGGCGACGACGGTGGTGGGGACGCGGAGGGCGGCTCCGGGAACCTGAGGGTTTTCGCGGCCGCGTCGCTCACCGACGTGTTCGGCGAACTGGGTGAGCGGTTCGAGGAGGAACACGGAGTGACCGTGGACCTCAACTTCGCCGGCAGCTCCGAACTCGCTCAGCAGATCAACGAAGGGGCGCCCGCCGACGTGTTCGCCTCCGCCAACCCCGCGAACATGGATTTGGTCGCGGAGGAGGGCAACGTCGCGGGGGAGGAGACGGTCTTCGTGGAGAACATCCTGGAGATCGCCGTCCCCGCGGACAACCCGGCCGGCGTCGAGGAACTCGACGACCTCGCAGCGGACGACGTGGTGGTCGCGTTGTGCTCTCCGGAGGTGCCGTGTGGCGCCGCGTCGGAGACGGTGATGGAGGACAGCGGGGTGGACATCGACCCCGCCACGTTGGAGGAGGACGTACGCGCCGCCCTCACCAAGGTGGAGCTGGGTGAGGTCGACGCGGCTCTCGTCTACCGGACCGACGTGATGGCGGCCGGGGAGTCCGTCGTCAGCATCGAGTTCCCCGAGGCCGAGGAGGCCGTCAACGACTACCCCATCGCCGTGCTGACGGAGGCCGCGGAGCCCGACCTCGCCGAGGAGTGGGTCCGGCTCGTGACGTCCGACGAGGGCCAGGCGGTACTGACCGACGCCGGATTCCGCACCCCATGA
- a CDS encoding TOBE domain-containing protein — translation MLRVNDVATLVGMSPDTVRRWVDTGRLPAERDGQGRRLVASADLAAFLREGATEDPALRSSSARNRFRGIVTNVVRDAVMAQVEVQAGPHRVVSLMSRESLDDLSLEVGSIVTAIVKSTNVIMETDPSTGARHA, via the coding sequence ATGTTGCGAGTGAACGATGTGGCCACGTTGGTGGGCATGAGTCCCGATACGGTGCGCCGGTGGGTGGACACGGGACGATTGCCCGCCGAGCGGGACGGTCAGGGGCGCCGATTGGTGGCCAGCGCCGACCTGGCGGCCTTCCTGCGGGAGGGGGCCACGGAGGATCCCGCCCTGCGGTCCTCCTCCGCGCGGAACCGGTTCCGGGGGATCGTGACCAACGTGGTGCGCGACGCCGTCATGGCGCAGGTCGAGGTGCAGGCCGGGCCGCATCGGGTGGTGTCGCTGATGAGTCGGGAGTCCCTGGACGACCTGTCGCTCGAGGTGGGATCGATCGTCACCGCGATCGTGAAGTCGACCAACGTCATCATGGAGACCGACCCCTCGACGGGAGCCCGTCATGCCTGA